A genome region from Geobacter pickeringii includes the following:
- the bfr gene encoding bacterioferritin, which yields MKGNEKIIEHLNMRLAEELTAVNQYFVHAEMCENWGYERLHAMIRKRSIDEMKHAEKLIARILFLEGKPIVSNLNRIHIGAEIPRMHENDHAAEEAAIRGYNESIRLAVEVGDNGTRELLESILREEEGHIDLLEAQLDQLKQMGVPSYLSEQIG from the coding sequence ATGAAAGGGAACGAAAAGATCATCGAGCACCTGAATATGCGTCTTGCCGAGGAACTGACCGCCGTCAATCAGTACTTCGTCCATGCCGAGATGTGTGAAAACTGGGGGTATGAGCGGCTCCACGCCATGATCAGGAAGCGCTCCATCGACGAGATGAAGCATGCCGAGAAGTTGATCGCCCGCATCCTCTTCCTGGAGGGGAAGCCGATCGTCAGCAATCTCAACAGAATTCATATCGGCGCCGAGATCCCCCGGATGCACGAGAATGACCATGCGGCTGAGGAGGCGGCCATCCGGGGGTATAACGAGAGTATCCGTCTGGCGGTGGAGGTGGGGGACAATGGTACGCGGGAACTGCTCGAATCGATACTGCGGGAGGAAGAGGGGCATATCGACCTGCTCGAAGCGCAGCTCGACCAACTGAAGCAGATGGGCGTACCCTCCTACTTGAGCGAACAGATCGGTTAG
- a CDS encoding glyceraldehyde-3-phosphate dehydrogenase, whose amino-acid sequence MTSKKQETYLKEWQSHEECAEQMLPLIGHLYREHNIVTSVYGRSLVNSTPIDILKAHRFARLILDEELSVLDTYPLLKAMTSLDLAPARIDIGKLTVAYQAKGGTEEVGAFVRRELAAVNTGRVPLLSEPQDVVLYGFGRIGRLLARLLVEKSGSGEKLRLRAAVVRKGGADDLAKRASLLRRDSVHGHFNGIITIDEEENAIIANGNMIRIIYADAPESVDYTQYGIHNAILVDNTGKWRDREGLGRHLQAKGIAKVVLTAPGKGDIPNIVAGVNNELITPSERIFSAASCTTNAIVPVLKTVNDRFGIVSGHVETCHSYTNDQNLIDNYHKASRRGRSAPLNMVITETGAAKAVAKALPELTGKLTGNAIRVPTPNVSLAILNLELSQPADIAEINRHLREISLNSPLQNQIDYTNSPEVVSSDFVGSRHAGVVDSLATIVQGNRCVLYVWYDNEFGYSCQVVRMVQKMAGVELPSVPN is encoded by the coding sequence ATGACCAGCAAGAAACAGGAAACCTACCTGAAGGAGTGGCAGAGCCACGAAGAATGCGCCGAGCAGATGCTTCCGCTCATCGGCCATCTTTACCGCGAGCATAACATCGTAACCTCGGTCTACGGCCGTTCGCTGGTCAACAGTACCCCCATCGATATCCTCAAGGCGCACCGTTTCGCGCGCCTCATCCTTGACGAAGAGCTTTCGGTTCTCGACACCTATCCGCTCCTGAAGGCCATGACTTCCCTCGATCTGGCCCCGGCGCGCATCGACATCGGAAAGCTGACCGTCGCCTACCAGGCCAAGGGAGGGACGGAGGAGGTGGGTGCGTTTGTCCGCCGGGAACTGGCGGCGGTCAACACCGGCCGCGTCCCCCTGCTGAGCGAGCCGCAGGATGTGGTCCTCTACGGTTTCGGCCGGATCGGGCGGCTCCTTGCCCGCCTCCTGGTGGAGAAATCGGGGAGCGGTGAAAAGCTTCGGTTGCGGGCCGCCGTGGTCCGCAAAGGGGGGGCCGACGACCTGGCCAAGCGCGCGAGCCTTTTACGCCGCGACTCGGTCCATGGCCATTTCAACGGGATCATCACCATCGACGAGGAAGAAAACGCCATTATCGCCAACGGCAACATGATCCGGATCATCTACGCCGACGCCCCGGAAAGCGTCGACTACACCCAGTACGGCATCCACAACGCCATTCTCGTCGACAACACCGGGAAGTGGCGCGACCGCGAGGGGCTGGGCCGGCACCTCCAGGCCAAGGGGATCGCCAAGGTCGTCCTCACCGCGCCGGGCAAGGGAGACATTCCGAACATCGTCGCCGGCGTGAACAACGAGCTGATCACTCCCAGCGAGCGGATCTTCTCCGCCGCCAGTTGCACCACCAATGCCATCGTGCCGGTGCTCAAGACAGTGAACGACCGCTTCGGCATCGTCAGCGGACACGTTGAGACGTGCCACTCCTACACCAACGACCAGAACCTCATCGACAACTACCACAAGGCGTCCCGCCGCGGCCGGAGCGCCCCCCTCAACATGGTCATCACCGAGACCGGTGCCGCCAAGGCCGTCGCCAAGGCGCTCCCGGAGCTGACCGGGAAGCTGACCGGAAATGCCATCCGCGTCCCGACCCCGAACGTCTCCCTGGCGATCCTGAACCTCGAACTCTCCCAACCGGCGGACATTGCGGAAATCAACCGCCATCTGCGCGAGATTTCCCTCAACTCGCCGCTGCAGAACCAGATCGACTACACCAACTCCCCGGAAGTCGTCTCCAGCGATTTCGTCGGCTCCCGCCACGCCGGGGTGGTCGACTCCCTTGCCACCATTGTTCAGGGGAATCGCTGCGTCCTCTACGTCTGGTACGACAACGAGTTCGGCTACAGCTGCCAGGTGGTGCGCATGGTCCAGAAGATGGCCGGGGTGGAGCTCCCCTCCGTTCCGAACTGA
- a CDS encoding 4Fe-4S binding protein: MIEIDSTRCKGCGRCVAACPNRFVSLETAGTRKCASVISTGCCTRCGRCVTECPFGVITIPPPASSAR, encoded by the coding sequence ATGATAGAGATCGATTCCACCCGTTGCAAAGGCTGCGGACGCTGCGTGGCGGCGTGTCCGAACCGTTTTGTCAGCCTTGAGACGGCGGGCACGAGAAAGTGTGCGTCCGTTATCTCCACCGGCTGCTGTACGCGGTGTGGCCGGTGTGTCACCGAGTGTCCTTTCGGCGTGATCACCATTCCCCCTCCAGCCTCTTCCGCTCGTTGA
- a CDS encoding PEP-CTERM sorting domain-containing protein, with translation MKTTRVKLVSLSVALVMAFVLCCAFKANALSLATDASAFSGSDTIDWGTLGPGRTKLSQPFSNAVGGMPGLGVTVSMPSSGLMETRVQGKSWAGNFGSGESLLWTRYSNGPLILDFDSAVSGVGAQIQANRFGDFLATIEAFDQGGASLGSFVLNGHSDYSKTDTALFIGVLSNLANIDKVAFSVASVTGHNDFAINNPLVQRQAAQPAPVPEPSTYLLLGIGLIGAAVARWRTRG, from the coding sequence ATGAAAACCACACGTGTGAAACTGGTCTCCCTGTCGGTGGCGTTGGTGATGGCGTTTGTCCTTTGCTGTGCCTTCAAGGCAAACGCACTCAGTCTCGCAACCGATGCCAGCGCATTCTCCGGCAGCGACACGATCGACTGGGGAACGCTGGGCCCGGGTCGTACGAAGCTCTCGCAGCCCTTCTCAAACGCTGTTGGCGGCATGCCGGGACTGGGTGTGACGGTGAGTATGCCCTCGTCTGGTCTCATGGAGACTCGGGTCCAGGGGAAATCGTGGGCGGGCAATTTCGGTTCAGGCGAAAGCCTCCTCTGGACAAGGTACTCCAACGGCCCGCTTATCCTTGATTTCGACTCTGCTGTCAGCGGCGTCGGCGCCCAGATCCAGGCCAACAGGTTTGGCGATTTCCTCGCCACGATCGAGGCCTTTGATCAGGGTGGCGCATCCTTGGGATCGTTCGTTCTCAACGGGCACTCCGACTATTCAAAAACCGACACCGCCCTGTTCATCGGTGTCTTGAGTAATCTGGCAAATATCGACAAGGTGGCGTTCAGTGTCGCAAGTGTCACGGGACACAACGACTTCGCCATCAACAACCCGCTGGTGCAACGGCAGGCTGCTCAGCCCGCGCCGGTCCCCGAACCTTCCACGTATCTGCTGCTTGGCATCGGTCTGATCGGTGCGGCGGTCGCGAGATGGAGGACGAGAGGATAG
- a CDS encoding GGDEF domain-containing response regulator gives MERILVVEDDRFFRQMYADLLVEEGYEVTTVTSGAEALDLLAQDEYQLIITDLVMPGMNGLEVLSRVKQQSPTVDVILVTGHANLETAVFALKNGARDYILKPFNHEEFKHTVALCFEQRRLINENFELRELLNLFQVGQSIANCLDLDRLSAVVVDALMKEVGGCRAIGLFPEKNNLLNLKENRGFSTAEAQQLAEILLPRCGELPADGNGIRQLDPLLFSEGETLRKTGLTGGVFLFIYSKTFVQGAVALFNEVGVPFPSRFKQKSIHFLLEQSSLAIDNAARYANARDMLYIDELTGLFNYRYLDISLDRELKRADRFGATVSMIFIDLDHFKRVNDTHGHLMGSKVLNEVGQLLKKSVREVDIVIRYGGDEFTIILVETGERGAATVAERIRRSIEGHTFLTDVDLGVKLTASLGYACYPVDTQSKLELLELADQAMYQGKEKGKNCVFRATAIR, from the coding sequence ATGGAACGGATACTCGTTGTCGAAGACGACCGCTTTTTTCGACAGATGTATGCCGATCTCCTTGTGGAGGAAGGATACGAGGTCACGACCGTCACCTCCGGTGCCGAAGCGCTCGACCTCCTGGCGCAGGACGAGTACCAGCTCATCATTACCGATCTGGTCATGCCGGGGATGAACGGGCTCGAAGTCCTCTCGCGGGTAAAGCAGCAGTCCCCCACGGTCGACGTGATCCTCGTCACCGGCCATGCCAACCTGGAAACGGCCGTTTTCGCCCTCAAAAACGGGGCGCGGGATTACATTCTCAAACCATTCAACCACGAAGAATTCAAGCATACGGTCGCCCTCTGTTTCGAACAGCGCCGCCTGATCAACGAGAATTTCGAGCTGCGTGAACTGCTGAACCTCTTCCAGGTGGGACAGAGCATCGCCAACTGTCTCGATCTCGATCGGCTCTCGGCCGTGGTGGTCGACGCGCTGATGAAGGAGGTCGGAGGCTGTCGGGCCATCGGTCTCTTTCCCGAGAAGAACAATCTGCTGAACCTCAAGGAAAACCGGGGATTTTCCACGGCCGAGGCACAGCAGCTTGCCGAGATACTCCTCCCGCGCTGCGGCGAACTGCCGGCTGACGGCAACGGGATCAGGCAACTGGACCCCCTTCTCTTCTCCGAGGGAGAAACCCTGAGGAAAACGGGGCTGACCGGTGGGGTGTTTCTTTTCATCTACTCGAAGACATTCGTCCAGGGGGCCGTGGCACTCTTCAACGAAGTTGGGGTGCCGTTTCCTTCCCGATTCAAGCAGAAGAGCATCCACTTCCTGCTGGAGCAGTCGTCGCTTGCCATCGACAATGCTGCCCGTTACGCCAATGCCCGGGACATGCTCTACATTGACGAGCTCACGGGGCTCTTCAACTACCGGTATCTCGATATTTCCCTCGACCGGGAACTGAAGCGGGCCGACCGGTTCGGCGCGACGGTTTCGATGATCTTCATCGATCTGGACCATTTCAAGAGAGTGAACGATACCCACGGCCACCTGATGGGGAGCAAGGTTCTCAACGAGGTGGGGCAACTGCTCAAGAAATCGGTGCGTGAAGTGGACATTGTCATTCGCTACGGTGGCGACGAGTTCACCATTATCCTCGTCGAGACTGGCGAGAGGGGGGCCGCCACCGTCGCCGAGAGAATCCGTCGCTCCATCGAAGGGCACACCTTTCTCACCGACGTTGACCTCGGTGTGAAGCTCACCGCAAGCCTGGGCTACGCTTGTTACCCCGTCGATACTCAGTCCAAGCTCGAACTGCTGGAGCTCGCCGACCAGGCAATGTATCAGGGAAAAGAGAAGGGCAAGAACTGCGTGTTCCGGGCTACCGCTATCCGTTAG
- the acnB gene encoding bifunctional aconitate hydratase 2/2-methylisocitrate dehydratase, producing the protein MIEAYLAHEAERKAQGIPALPLNPEQTAELCNLLGNPPAGKEEFLLNLLKERVSPGVDPAAKVKAAFLAEIVKGSKKSPLVSKVDAIRILGTMIGGYNVGPLVEALKDAELTEEAAKALTGLTLVYDGFDQVVELSKGNAAAKKVLESWANAEWFTNRPGVPETIKVKVFKVEGEINTDDFSPAGDAWSRPDIPLHALAMGKTRFPNRLKDIAEWRAAGHQVAFVGDVVGTGSSRKSACNSVLWHMGQDIPAVPNKKTAGVIIGGVIAPIFFNTAQDSGALPIKADVTKLNDGDVITINTKKGEIANAVGEVISTFKLSPNTIADEFRAGGRIPLIIGRAITEKARKALGLGDIDVFTKPVNPEPKASQGYSLAQKMVGKACGVAGVLPGTACEPKMTTVGSQDTTGPMTADELKELACLKFLAPMFMQSFCHTAAYPKPADVKMHKTLPGFIIERGGVPLKPGDGVIHSWLNRLLLPDTVGTGGDSHTRFPIGISFPAGSGLVAFAGAMGFMPLDMPESVLVRFKGKLNPGITLRDVVNAIPFWAIKQGKLTVPKKNKINIFNGRILEMEGLPDLTVEQAFELTDAAAERSAAAGCIQLSKESVATYLRSNVALMKQMIKDGYQDAQTLQSRIDAVNAWLAKPELLEADKNAAETGAYADVIEIDLAEITEPILACPNDPDDVKLLSEVAGTTINDVFLGSCMTNIGHFRAAAEIWRGQKFNPAVRTWICPPTRMDQQQLKDEAYFSVFSAAGARIEIAGCSLCMGNQARVPDGVTVFSTSTRNFDDRIGDGAKVFLGSAELGAVCTNLGKLPTPAEYLQLYKEKIEPKKEAIYKYLQFDEMPEYK; encoded by the coding sequence ATGATCGAAGCCTATCTCGCCCACGAAGCCGAGCGCAAGGCGCAGGGAATCCCGGCGCTTCCGCTCAACCCCGAGCAGACCGCCGAGCTGTGCAATCTGCTTGGAAATCCGCCTGCCGGCAAGGAAGAGTTTCTGCTCAACCTGCTGAAGGAGCGCGTATCCCCCGGCGTCGACCCCGCTGCCAAGGTGAAGGCTGCGTTTCTGGCCGAAATCGTCAAGGGGAGCAAAAAATCGCCGCTCGTATCGAAAGTGGACGCCATTCGCATCCTCGGCACCATGATCGGCGGTTACAATGTGGGTCCGCTGGTGGAGGCGCTGAAGGATGCCGAGCTGACTGAAGAGGCTGCCAAGGCCCTCACGGGGCTGACCCTCGTGTACGACGGCTTCGATCAGGTGGTGGAACTCAGCAAGGGCAATGCCGCCGCCAAGAAAGTCCTGGAGTCCTGGGCCAACGCCGAGTGGTTCACCAACCGTCCCGGCGTCCCCGAAACCATCAAGGTCAAGGTCTTCAAGGTGGAAGGAGAGATCAACACCGACGACTTCTCGCCCGCTGGCGACGCCTGGAGTCGCCCGGACATCCCCCTGCACGCCCTTGCCATGGGCAAGACCCGCTTCCCGAATCGCCTGAAGGATATCGCCGAGTGGCGTGCCGCCGGCCATCAGGTGGCCTTCGTCGGCGATGTCGTTGGCACCGGCTCTTCCCGTAAATCTGCCTGCAACTCGGTCCTCTGGCATATGGGGCAGGATATTCCGGCCGTCCCCAACAAGAAGACCGCCGGCGTCATCATCGGCGGCGTCATCGCCCCGATCTTCTTCAACACCGCCCAAGATTCCGGCGCGCTCCCCATCAAGGCAGACGTCACCAAGCTGAACGATGGCGACGTAATCACCATTAACACCAAAAAGGGTGAGATTGCCAATGCTGTCGGTGAGGTCATCTCCACCTTCAAGCTCTCCCCCAACACCATTGCCGACGAGTTCCGTGCCGGTGGCCGGATCCCGCTTATCATCGGCCGCGCCATCACCGAGAAGGCCCGCAAGGCCCTTGGCCTCGGCGATATCGACGTCTTCACCAAGCCGGTAAACCCCGAGCCCAAGGCTAGTCAGGGCTACTCCCTGGCCCAGAAGATGGTCGGCAAGGCCTGCGGCGTTGCCGGCGTCCTCCCCGGCACCGCCTGCGAGCCGAAGATGACCACCGTCGGTTCCCAGGACACCACCGGACCCATGACCGCCGACGAGCTCAAGGAACTGGCCTGCCTCAAGTTCTTGGCCCCGATGTTCATGCAGTCCTTCTGCCACACCGCCGCCTATCCGAAGCCGGCCGACGTGAAGATGCACAAGACCCTTCCCGGCTTCATCATCGAGCGGGGCGGCGTTCCCCTCAAGCCGGGCGACGGCGTTATCCACTCCTGGCTGAACCGCCTCCTCCTCCCCGATACCGTCGGTACTGGCGGCGACTCCCACACCCGTTTCCCCATCGGGATTTCTTTCCCGGCCGGTTCTGGCCTCGTTGCCTTCGCCGGTGCCATGGGCTTCATGCCCCTCGATATGCCGGAATCGGTCCTGGTCCGCTTCAAGGGGAAACTGAACCCCGGCATCACCCTGCGTGACGTGGTCAACGCCATCCCGTTCTGGGCCATCAAGCAGGGCAAGCTGACCGTGCCCAAGAAGAACAAGATCAACATCTTCAACGGCCGTATCCTCGAGATGGAAGGACTTCCCGACCTGACCGTCGAGCAGGCCTTCGAACTGACCGACGCCGCCGCCGAGCGCTCTGCCGCTGCCGGTTGCATCCAGCTCTCCAAGGAGAGCGTGGCCACCTACCTCCGCTCCAACGTGGCCCTGATGAAGCAGATGATCAAGGATGGCTATCAGGATGCCCAGACTCTCCAGAGCCGCATCGATGCCGTCAACGCATGGCTTGCCAAGCCGGAACTTCTTGAGGCCGACAAGAACGCCGCCGAAACCGGCGCCTATGCCGACGTGATCGAGATCGATCTCGCCGAGATCACCGAACCGATCCTTGCCTGCCCCAACGACCCGGATGACGTGAAGCTGCTCTCCGAGGTTGCCGGCACCACCATCAATGACGTCTTCCTCGGTTCCTGCATGACCAACATCGGCCACTTCCGCGCCGCCGCCGAGATCTGGAGGGGGCAGAAGTTCAACCCCGCCGTCAGGACCTGGATCTGCCCGCCGACCCGCATGGATCAGCAGCAGCTCAAGGACGAGGCGTACTTCTCGGTCTTCAGCGCCGCCGGTGCCCGCATCGAAATCGCCGGCTGCTCCCTCTGCATGGGGAACCAGGCCCGCGTCCCCGACGGCGTCACCGTCTTCTCCACCTCCACCCGGAACTTCGATGACCGGATAGGCGACGGTGCCAAGGTGTTCCTCGGTTCCGCCGAGCTCGGCGCGGTCTGCACCAATCTCGGCAAGCTCCCGACTCCTGCCGAGTATCTCCAGCTCTACAAGGAGAAGATCGAGCCGAAGAAAGAGGCAATTTACAAGTACCTCCAGTTCGACGAAATGCCTGAGTACAAGTAA
- a CDS encoding AMP-binding protein produces MNTLADLLATFPDHGERTAFVHRTGVRRLTYSYADLHLLALRMNGWLTGQGVGRGDRVILWGPNSPWWGVAFWGIVARGAVAVPVDFMSGAERAETIARLTDVALVIQSRDKLDRLAGRASVLFEELPFLLAETEPCSAVHSPDPDEMAELIYTSGTTGNPKGVILSHRNLMANLLQVDRHIPVVTPGFTFLSLLPLSHMFEQMGGFLTPLLNGAAIVYIRTLKPSAILDALGAEDVSAVIAVPRLLQLLRGSIERELAAKGLSRIFERLLAAADRMSPARRQLLFFPVRRKFGRHFRLFVSGGAPLDPELFRFWNAMGFTVVEGYGLTECAPVLTANTMERQVPGSVGPPLPGVALRLADGEVLARGDNIFSGYYENEEATREAFADGWFRTGDLGEFDPSGWLRIKGRRKELIVTGAGVNVYPDEIESLLDRTAGVHEGCVIGLDRGAGEEVHAVLIPDGSGRPLEEIIAEVNGRLDELHRITSFSVWPEADFPKTTTLKIRKFQVRERVLQGSGAGEATTVDRLAALIASVTGMPTERVTDEAVLATDLGLTSIGRLELVNALEIEFRLDLEDSVIGPATRVGDLREIVRRREKVELRERFRPWAAGRAARGVRRVLDAVLHFPLVRRFVSLEAAGVRNLEGIAGPVMFVSNHQSYFDHPAIMLALPPELRYNTATAAWEEFFFRNYRNLPQKLWKRLAYDYTSVAFTVFPLPQSRGFRGALRHMGELTDRGMHTLVFPEGERSFDGTLLPFRQGLGIMVRELGVPVVPVRIDGLQRVFPRGAPWPRRGRVRVLFGKPLRFGVESPAEIVARARRAVEELL; encoded by the coding sequence ATGAACACTCTGGCCGATCTGCTGGCTACCTTCCCCGACCATGGCGAACGCACCGCCTTTGTCCACCGGACTGGCGTGCGTCGCCTCACCTATTCCTATGCTGATCTCCATCTCCTCGCTCTCCGGATGAACGGGTGGCTCACCGGCCAGGGGGTGGGGCGCGGAGACCGCGTCATCCTCTGGGGGCCCAATTCCCCCTGGTGGGGGGTGGCATTCTGGGGAATCGTCGCCCGTGGTGCCGTGGCGGTTCCGGTCGACTTCATGTCGGGTGCCGAGCGGGCGGAGACCATCGCCCGCCTCACCGACGTCGCCCTCGTGATCCAGAGCCGTGACAAGCTCGACCGTCTCGCCGGCCGGGCGTCCGTCCTCTTCGAGGAGCTTCCCTTCCTGCTGGCGGAGACGGAGCCGTGCTCCGCCGTCCATTCCCCCGATCCCGACGAGATGGCGGAGCTCATCTACACCTCCGGCACCACCGGCAATCCCAAGGGGGTGATCCTTTCCCACCGCAACCTGATGGCCAACCTCCTCCAGGTGGACCGACACATCCCCGTGGTGACGCCGGGATTCACCTTTCTCTCGCTCCTGCCGCTCTCCCACATGTTCGAACAGATGGGGGGATTCCTCACCCCTCTCCTCAACGGGGCAGCCATCGTCTACATCCGGACCCTGAAACCGTCGGCAATCCTCGACGCCCTGGGGGCGGAGGACGTCTCCGCCGTCATCGCGGTGCCGCGGCTGCTGCAGCTCCTTCGGGGCTCCATCGAGCGGGAGCTGGCGGCAAAGGGGCTCTCGCGGATCTTCGAACGGCTCCTGGCAGCGGCAGACAGGATGTCTCCCGCCCGGCGTCAGCTCCTCTTCTTTCCGGTGCGCCGGAAGTTCGGTCGCCACTTCAGGCTGTTCGTATCGGGGGGGGCCCCCCTGGACCCCGAGCTCTTCCGCTTCTGGAACGCCATGGGGTTCACCGTCGTTGAAGGGTACGGGCTCACCGAGTGTGCGCCGGTCCTGACGGCCAACACCATGGAGCGCCAGGTGCCCGGCTCCGTCGGACCGCCGCTGCCGGGGGTGGCACTGCGCCTTGCGGACGGGGAGGTCCTTGCCCGTGGCGACAACATCTTCTCCGGCTACTACGAAAACGAGGAGGCGACCCGGGAGGCCTTCGCCGACGGATGGTTTCGCACCGGCGACCTCGGCGAGTTCGACCCCTCAGGATGGCTCCGGATCAAGGGGCGGCGCAAGGAACTGATCGTCACCGGTGCCGGGGTGAACGTCTATCCCGACGAGATCGAATCGCTCCTGGACCGGACGGCGGGGGTGCACGAGGGATGCGTCATCGGCCTCGACCGGGGAGCGGGGGAGGAGGTCCACGCCGTCCTCATTCCTGACGGGAGCGGGCGTCCTCTGGAGGAGATCATTGCCGAGGTCAACGGGAGGCTCGACGAGCTGCACCGGATCACCTCGTTTTCGGTCTGGCCCGAGGCCGACTTTCCCAAGACCACCACCCTCAAGATCCGAAAGTTCCAGGTCCGGGAGCGGGTGCTGCAGGGGAGCGGCGCCGGGGAGGCGACCACCGTCGACCGGCTGGCGGCGCTCATCGCCTCCGTCACCGGCATGCCGACGGAGCGGGTGACCGACGAGGCGGTGCTCGCCACCGATCTGGGGCTCACCTCCATCGGTCGCCTCGAACTCGTGAATGCCCTGGAAATCGAATTCCGCCTCGATCTGGAAGACTCGGTCATCGGGCCGGCGACTCGGGTGGGCGACCTGCGGGAGATCGTCCGCAGGCGGGAAAAGGTCGAGTTGCGCGAGCGCTTCCGCCCCTGGGCCGCCGGTCGGGCCGCCCGGGGAGTCCGTCGCGTTCTCGATGCCGTCCTCCACTTTCCCCTCGTCCGCCGCTTCGTCAGCCTGGAGGCCGCCGGCGTCCGAAATCTGGAAGGGATCGCCGGCCCGGTCATGTTCGTTTCGAACCACCAGAGCTACTTCGATCATCCGGCGATCATGCTCGCCCTGCCGCCGGAACTTCGCTACAACACCGCCACGGCGGCCTGGGAAGAGTTCTTCTTCCGCAACTACCGCAACCTGCCCCAGAAGCTCTGGAAGCGCCTCGCCTACGACTACACCTCCGTCGCCTTCACGGTTTTTCCGCTCCCCCAGAGCCGCGGGTTCAGGGGAGCGCTCCGTCACATGGGTGAGCTGACGGACCGCGGGATGCACACCCTCGTCTTCCCCGAGGGGGAGCGTTCCTTCGACGGGACGCTGCTGCCGTTTCGGCAGGGACTCGGGATCATGGTCCGCGAGCTCGGCGTCCCGGTGGTGCCGGTGAGGATCGACGGGCTCCAGCGCGTTTTCCCCCGCGGCGCTCCGTGGCCGCGGCGGGGCCGGGTGCGGGTCCTGTTCGGGAAGCCGCTTCGCTTCGGTGTCGAGTCGCCGGCCGAGATCGTGGCGCGGGCGCGCCGGGCGGTGGAGGAGCTGCTGTGA
- the hisS gene encoding histidine--tRNA ligase produces MITGIKGFNDILPGEVETWQHIEATARRVFGCYGLSEIRIPILEKTELFCRSIGDTTDIVEKEMYSFVDKGENAVTMRPEGTASVMRAYIEHKLYAQDPVAKLYYIGPMFRYERPQKGRYRQFHQIGAEVTGVTDPKIDAQVLTMLCHFFAELGLTEPSLQINSLGCPACRPAYREALKGFLRERLDHLCDDCNRRYETNPLRALDCKSAHCKEATADAPAMLDHLCPECDGHFAATRRHLDRAGTPYAINDRMVRGLDYYTRTTFELVTGLLGSQSAVAAGGRYDGLISDLGGPRIPGIGFAMGVERVALLLKEQTFARRPDLFIAALGDEAQDEAFLLMSSLQRLGFTVEMDYEGKSLKSQMRRADKFNARFTLIIGGDELAKKSAALKNMDAGSQDEVSLNPEGIASRLHSDNR; encoded by the coding sequence ATGATCACCGGTATCAAGGGGTTTAACGATATTCTCCCCGGCGAGGTCGAGACCTGGCAGCACATAGAAGCAACGGCCCGCCGCGTTTTCGGCTGCTACGGGCTTTCCGAGATACGAATTCCCATCCTTGAAAAGACCGAGCTTTTCTGTCGTTCCATCGGCGACACCACCGACATCGTGGAGAAGGAGATGTATTCCTTCGTCGACAAGGGCGAGAATGCCGTAACCATGCGCCCCGAGGGGACGGCGAGCGTCATGCGCGCCTACATTGAGCACAAGCTGTATGCCCAGGATCCGGTGGCGAAGCTCTACTATATCGGTCCGATGTTCCGTTACGAGCGTCCCCAAAAGGGGCGCTACCGCCAGTTCCACCAGATCGGGGCCGAGGTGACCGGTGTCACCGATCCGAAGATCGATGCCCAGGTTCTCACCATGCTCTGCCACTTCTTTGCCGAGCTGGGACTTACGGAGCCGTCACTGCAGATCAATTCCCTCGGCTGCCCGGCGTGTCGCCCCGCCTACCGCGAGGCACTGAAAGGCTTCCTGCGGGAACGGCTCGATCACCTCTGCGACGACTGCAATCGGCGCTACGAGACCAACCCCCTGCGGGCGCTCGACTGCAAGTCGGCCCACTGCAAGGAGGCGACGGCCGATGCGCCGGCCATGCTCGATCATCTCTGTCCGGAGTGCGACGGCCATTTTGCGGCCACGCGCCGCCATCTGGACCGGGCCGGGACTCCCTATGCGATCAACGACCGGATGGTCCGGGGGCTTGACTATTACACCCGAACCACCTTCGAGCTGGTGACCGGTCTTCTGGGTTCCCAGAGCGCCGTGGCTGCGGGAGGTCGGTACGACGGCCTCATCTCCGATCTCGGTGGTCCCCGGATCCCCGGCATCGGCTTTGCCATGGGGGTCGAGCGGGTGGCGCTGCTCCTGAAGGAACAGACTTTTGCCCGGCGCCCCGATCTCTTTATCGCCGCCCTCGGTGACGAGGCCCAGGACGAGGCTTTCCTCCTCATGAGCTCTCTGCAGCGTCTCGGGTTCACCGTCGAGATGGACTATGAGGGGAAGAGCCTCAAGAGTCAGATGCGTCGTGCCGACAAGTTCAACGCCCGTTTCACTCTCATTATCGGCGGCGACGAACTGGCGAAAAAGAGCGCCGCGCTCAAGAATATGGACGCCGGGAGCCAGGACGAGGTTTCCCTCAACCCCGAGGGGATAGCTTCACGGCTTCACTCCGATAATCGCTGA